In the Spirochaetia bacterium 38H-sp genome, TACAGCTCTGATAAATCTGCCAAACAAACCCATAAACTAACCCAAAAAGACCTGGCCACTGTTATCAATGGCAAGGATAGTCTTACATTCCGAACATCTGAATCGGCCCGGTCTGGTAGCCTTGAGTTTCTTGGAACATATAGGACATTTGAAAATTTTTGGAAAAATCTCTTCCTGAGGTTTTTTCCCTGTTTCCGAAAAATGGGCTACTGCATCATCGAGAGAATCCTTGATAGTAAAAAACTGAGAAAATCCCAAAAGCTGAAAAACCTCGTAGACCTTAGGTTGAATTTCAAGAAGAACAATATCACCGTTACGTGTTTTTACAGCTTTAAGAAAGGCTGTAAAAGAGCCAATACCAGTACTTGATACATAATTAAGACCACCACAGTGAAATATTATCCTGACGTAACCGTGTTCTATTACCTTACTTACTCTTTTTTGGAAGAAATTAGAATTATACGTATCTATATAACCATTGAGATAAAGTATTATGCAGCCGTCCACATTATCCACTTTTTGTAGGCGAATCTTAAGGCTTTCGTCTTTTTCTTCATCAAATCCGGGAATTATATCGTTGTTTGTCATTTTCTACCTCACCATTCAACCTTTACAATAATAATATAAGGCAGCTATTTTTTTGTCAAATATATATCTTCATTAATTATTGTCTTAAGGTCTAAATCCTTTATCGACAGAAATTATTGCTCCGTTTAACACAGGTTTTTCTTTTTTTACGATATCTGCAACTATTTCTGCAATATCTTCTCCATCTGTAAAAAAATGATTCTCTACCTTAACGGAAAAGGGTAAAGAACTCTTATCCTGATATTCCGTAAGAACAACTCCTGGGCACAAAATGTTACAACTTATATTATATTTTGAATAGCTGTTAGCAATAGATTTGGCAATAACTCCAAGTGCTGTCTTTGCCGCAGAATATGCAGCAATACGTTTGTATCCTCTTATATGATCTGTATTGTTACCTCCCATTAGGATTATTCTTCCATATCCATTTTCTATCATTCCTTTAAGAGCTTTGCTTATAATAATTGACGGCAGTGTAAAATTGGCTTTTACGATAAAATCCCACTCATCTTCTGTTGTTTCAGCTATTTCTTTATATAAAACAGGTCCAGCCGATATGATGAGAATATCTACAGGCATAAAAGAAACACATCTTTCAATGAATTCTTTTTCTCTCGATATTTCTGCAAGAAATCCAGATACCTCTGTAGTATGTTTTTTGCATTCTTTTAGCGTAGTATTGAGTTTGTCTCTGTCCTTTCCCCCGTGAATAATTAGGTTTACTCCCAATTTTGCCAATGTTAGAGATATATGTTTTCCTATACCTCCGCTTCCACCTATTATCATAGCTTTCTTTTTTTTGATATTATGCGACATAGTTTTCCTTTACCTTGACCTATATAAAAGCTTAACATATCATAAAAGAAAACACACAGGGGAAAAATATGAAGAAAGTATTCCTGTGCCTTATTGTATTGCTTTCTTGTTTTTATGTAAACGCTCAAGAAAAAATATTTTCTAACGTGTTATTTAACATCAATCTGAGGGATTTGACGCGCATAATAGCTGATAGAAATCTTTCTAACTATAAAGATGTTAATATTCTGATAGATGGAATAATCACAGAAATAAGAATAGATAATAAAAATAATAGAGCAGAAGTTGATATTGTATCAGGAGAATGGTTCGGTCTTGATGAAGTAAAAATGTACCAAGTAACAGCTCTAATAACAGATGAAAATTTATTCTCGAGAATCCCAAAAACAAGAAGAGATTCTGTTAATGAATATTCTATTGTTGCAGGGAAAAAAATAATAGGAATAGTTTCTTTGGTACAATCCTCGGCTGATAATGATGTTAGGGTGTTTTTAAAAGATATTAGAATTATTAATTAATCGAAAATAATGGAATCTGGCAGAATTATTTTTCTGCCTTTCATTTTGCTATCTATTACAGCACGGGATACAATATTTTTCAATTCTCTTATGTTTCCAGGCCAATCGTGAGCGTTTAACCTTTCTATGGCTTTTTCGTTGATTTCTATTTTACCATATTCCTTTTCCATCTCTTTAAGAAAAAATAGAGTAAGCAAAACAATATCTTCTTTTCTGTTTCTAAGTGGAGGAAGATCCACTTTTAATATGTTTATCCTGTAATATAAATCTTCTCTAAAATTTCTGTTTTTTACTTCTTCTTTGAGATTTTTATTGGTAGCACATATGATTCTTATATCAATTGGAATTACCCTATGCCCTCCGAGACGGGATATTTGTTTTTCTTCCAGTACTCTGAGAAATTTAACCTGTAAATCCAAAGGAAGTTCTCCTATTTCATCCAGAAATAGAGTTCCCCCATTTGCTTGTTCGAAAAATCCTGGTCTGTTTTTTGCATCTGTATACGCACCTGCCTCCGTACCAAACATCTCCGACTCAATGATACTTGCAGGCAACGCTCCACAGTTAACTGCTACGAAAGGAAACTCTTTTCTTGGAGAAATCTTGTGAATAGTTCTTGCGACCAATTCTTTTCCTGTTCCACTTTCTCCGCTTATAAGAACTGTTTCCGTAACCTGTGCAAGCATAGGAAGATACTCCTTTAATCTTGTTATTGCATCACTAGTCCCTATTATTTTTTCTGTCAGAGAATTTGCAATTATCTTAGTGTTGTATAACTTTTTTTTCAGAGCCTTTTTTATTGTTTCTTTTATCCTATCTGTTTCTGGATTATTTATAAAATCTATTGCACCATTTTCCATGCAGAAGACAATAAAAGAAGAATCCGTAATAGGGGATATTACTGCTACTTGTGTTGTTTCTTGGTTAGAAAGCAGAGTTAAAAGCTGATCTTTTTCTGTTTCATTTTCCACATGAAAAAAAATGATATCAGGATTATTTTCCTGTGACGTTTCTTTGAGTGCTTCAATATCCTTTGCAATAAAAAAACTATAGTTTTCTTCAAGACAATTTTTTAAATAATAAGCGAGATCCTCCTTTTTTGTAACAAGAACAATTTTTATCATTGTTTTCCCAATAATCTATAAAATAATACAAACAACGCAAAATAAAGATAATAAAATATTTTTAAGATTTTAAAAGGGTTGACTATTATGTTCATTAAAGGTGGCTTTTTTGCATAAAAATTTTTTCTATAGTCTTTTTTCTTTCCGGAAAATATTTTCATTGTTTCCGGAGAAGATATAACTATAGATGGAGGAAGGTACTCCTTATTTTCTAAAATCCAGTATTCCGGTTTTTTTATTCCAGAACCTATTATCAGGACATCTGGAGATGCTTTTTTTATTGCGGTAAGCAGTTTTTCCATAGAAGAAGCAGGCACCTTGCCGTGATGTTTTCCCACAATTCTCAGGTTGGGAAATGTTGTTTTAATATTATTTTCTATTTTTAATATGTCTTTGGGAGATTCTCCAAGCAAATACAGGCTACCTTTTTTCTTTTCTGTAAAATGCAGTAATTTTATTATAAAATCAAATGGCATATATCTTACTGGGGGCTTTTGTTTTAGTCGTTTTATTCCCCATACTATAGCTCTATCTAATGGAAGAATAAGATCTGCAGATTCCAGGACTTTTCTGTATTTTTTTGATCTTCTTGCTTTAAAACAATGTTTTAATTTTATAAATATTATATGATTGATTTTTTTGTCCAATATAAAATTTTCAAAGCATTTTTCAATGTTCTCTTCTTCTATATCGTCAACGGGAATTCCTAACAGTTTTATTCTTGTTTTATAATTCCATATATCTTTTGCCATTATTACCCCTGTAATGCCTTTATATAAAATTGTCGGTTTCTAGGGCCGTCAAACTCACAAAAAAATATTCCCTGCCACGTTCCTAAAGTGAGTTGTCCACTTGTTACGGGAACAATCACAGAAGGTCCTATCAAGCTTGTTTTTATATGAGCGGCAGAATTACCTTCTATATGAGCATATTGATCTTCAAAAGGAATGATTTTATTTAGCTCTTTTGTCATATCTTTTATTACATCAGGGTCTGCTGCTTCATTTATTGTTATTCCTGCAGTAGTGTGAGGGCTGTAAATGATAATAGCGCCGTCTTTTATATTTTTTTCTCTAAGAAAATTTCTAACGTGAGACGTTATATTTTTCATTTCAACTCTGGATTGTGTCCGGATGTTAACGATTTTCATATATTTTACTCCTTTCCTCCTCCAGTATTTCTATTGCCTTTTTTTGAACACTGTCAAAATCGGGATTATAAAGAGGTGGATTAGAAGTTCTTCTTAATATTTCCTGGTATATCAATCTCTTAAGCCATGTTTTGTCATATTTGCTATTTTCCGCTTTAAGTTGATCAATAAAATTTTTTATATCTTTTTCTGTGGGGGATATTTTATGCTCTATTACAAAGTTACTTATTTTTTCTGTAGCTATTAGTTCTCCATAGAGTTTTAGTTCCTCTTCTGTTAGCTGTTCTTCTTTTATTTCTATGTCCGGGGTAATGCCCTTTTTATCTATGACTTGTCCACTAGGTGTATAATATTTTGCAATGGTTAGTCTGTATCCTGTCTTGTTGCCTGGCAGAAAATTTACTATTTGAACAGAACCTTTACCATATGTTTTTTCTCCTACAAGTAGTGCTCTTTTCCTGTCTTTTAATACTCCGGATAAAATTTCTCCTGCCGATGCTGTGCCTTTATTGGCAATAACAACTATAGGGATGTTTTCTTCTACTATTTTACCACTTGTCGCATTATATATTTTCTTTGATTCTGCTGTACGGCCTTCTTCTCTGAGAATCAGACCGTCATCAAAGAAAAAGTCAGCAACCTTTAGAACGGAATCCAACAGCCCTCCTGGATTGGACCTAAGGTCAATAAGAAGTGCAGAGTACCCATTTTGTATAAAATTCATCAGAGCTTCTTTTACTTTTTCCGGTGTTTTGGGTGTAAACTGGATTATTCTTATTATGCCAATCTTTTTTTGTGGGATATATTGATATCTTACTGTAGGGATTTCTATTATTTCTCTTTTTAGCTTTTTAGAAAAGATATAACTTGAACCTCTCTGTATTGTTATGCTCACTTCTGTTCCAGGTTTTCCTCGTAGTTTGGACAATACTTCATCCATACTCATGTCAGAAGTCGATTCTTCTTCTATTTTTATGATTTTATCTCCTGCCATTATACCCGCTTTGTATGCTGGTGTTCCTTCTATAGGTGAT is a window encoding:
- a CDS encoding STAS domain-containing protein, coding for MTNNDIIPGFDEEKDESLKIRLQKVDNVDGCIILYLNGYIDTYNSNFFQKRVSKVIEHGYVRIIFHCGGLNYVSSTGIGSFTAFLKAVKTRNGDIVLLEIQPKVYEVFQLLGFSQFFTIKDSLDDAVAHFSETGKKPQEEIFPKIFKCPICSKKLKATRPGRFRCSECKTILAIDNSGQVFLG
- a CDS encoding SDR family oxidoreductase, with the translated sequence MSHNIKKKKAMIIGGSGGIGKHISLTLAKLGVNLIIHGGKDRDKLNTTLKECKKHTTEVSGFLAEISREKEFIERCVSFMPVDILIISAGPVLYKEIAETTEDEWDFIVKANFTLPSIIISKALKGMIENGYGRIILMGGNNTDHIRGYKRIAAYSAAKTALGVIAKSIANSYSKYNISCNILCPGVVLTEYQDKSSLPFSVKVENHFFTDGEDIAEIVADIVKKEKPVLNGAIISVDKGFRP
- a CDS encoding sigma-54 dependent transcriptional regulator codes for the protein MIKIVLVTKKEDLAYYLKNCLEENYSFFIAKDIEALKETSQENNPDIIFFHVENETEKDQLLTLLSNQETTQVAVISPITDSSFIVFCMENGAIDFINNPETDRIKETIKKALKKKLYNTKIIANSLTEKIIGTSDAITRLKEYLPMLAQVTETVLISGESGTGKELVARTIHKISPRKEFPFVAVNCGALPASIIESEMFGTEAGAYTDAKNRPGFFEQANGGTLFLDEIGELPLDLQVKFLRVLEEKQISRLGGHRVIPIDIRIICATNKNLKEEVKNRNFREDLYYRINILKVDLPPLRNRKEDIVLLTLFFLKEMEKEYGKIEINEKAIERLNAHDWPGNIRELKNIVSRAVIDSKMKGRKIILPDSIIFD
- a CDS encoding WecB/TagA/CpsF family glycosyltransferase; the encoded protein is MAKDIWNYKTRIKLLGIPVDDIEEENIEKCFENFILDKKINHIIFIKLKHCFKARRSKKYRKVLESADLILPLDRAIVWGIKRLKQKPPVRYMPFDFIIKLLHFTEKKKGSLYLLGESPKDILKIENNIKTTFPNLRIVGKHHGKVPASSMEKLLTAIKKASPDVLIIGSGIKKPEYWILENKEYLPPSIVISSPETMKIFSGKKKDYRKNFYAKKPPLMNIIVNPFKILKIFYYLYFALFVLFYRLLGKQ
- a CDS encoding secondary thiamine-phosphate synthase enzyme YjbQ, yielding MKIVNIRTQSRVEMKNITSHVRNFLREKNIKDGAIIIYSPHTTAGITINEAADPDVIKDMTKELNKIIPFEDQYAHIEGNSAAHIKTSLIGPSVIVPVTSGQLTLGTWQGIFFCEFDGPRNRQFYIKALQG
- a CDS encoding S41 family peptidase; this encodes MRRKGLMSGLCLGGLGIVLIFLFLLMWPNIAFAMDSNKIQDLSKLEQVLEIIEQNYVNEIDRETLIQGALEGIFDSLGDPYSEYLSEEELRDLMDTTTGEFGGIGLYISKQEPEGQNPGYVDVVSPIEGTPAYKAGIMAGDKIIKIEEESTSDMSMDEVLSKLRGKPGTEVSITIQRGSSYIFSKKLKREIIEIPTVRYQYIPQKKIGIIRIIQFTPKTPEKVKEALMNFIQNGYSALLIDLRSNPGGLLDSVLKVADFFFDDGLILREEGRTAESKKIYNATSGKIVEENIPIVVIANKGTASAGEILSGVLKDRKRALLVGEKTYGKGSVQIVNFLPGNKTGYRLTIAKYYTPSGQVIDKKGITPDIEIKEEQLTEEELKLYGELIATEKISNFVIEHKISPTEKDIKNFIDQLKAENSKYDKTWLKRLIYQEILRRTSNPPLYNPDFDSVQKKAIEILEEERSKIYENR